Proteins co-encoded in one Megalops cyprinoides isolate fMegCyp1 chromosome 1, fMegCyp1.pri, whole genome shotgun sequence genomic window:
- the nubp2 gene encoding cytosolic Fe-S cluster assembly factor nubp2, protein MDLNGERGNLAQVQHVVLVLSGKGGVGKSTLTTELALALRHAGKKVGILDVDLCGPSIPRMLSVGRPEVHQCDAGWVPVYTDVNKSLALMSIGFLLENPDDAVVWRGPKKTALIGQFVSDVAWGELDFLLVDTPPGTSDEHLAVVENLRKHKVDGAILVTTPQAVSTGDVRREITFCRKTGLRILGIVENMSGFVCPHCSECSNIFSKGGGEELAKLTGAPFLGCVPLDPQLSSCVEEGRDFIQAFPDSATFSSISHIAQAVLTSTEAA, encoded by the exons ATGGATCTCAATGGTG agagagggaacctGGCACAGGTTCAGCATGTGGTGTTAGTACTGTCCGGGAAAGGAGGAGTGGGCAAGAGCACGCTGACCACAGAGCTGGCCCTAGCGCTCCGGCATGCAGGGAAGAAG GTGGGAATACTGGACGTGGACCTGTGTGGCCCCAGCATACCCCGCATGCTTAGCGTGGGGCGGCCAGAGGTGCACCAGTGTGACGCTGGCTGGGTGCCCGTCTACACAGATGTCAACAAGAGCCTGGCCCTCATGTCCATCGGCTTCCTGCTGGAGAACCCAGATGATGCTGTGGTCTGGAGGGGCCCCAAGAAAACAG CCCTGATTGGTCAGTTTGTGTCAGATGTGGCATGGGGTGAACTCGACTTCCTTCTGGTGGACACGCCTCCGGGTACGTCGGATGAGCACCTGGCTGTAGTGGAGAACCTGCGCAAACACAAGGTGGATGGAGCCATCCTGGTTACGACTCCTCAG GCTGTATCCACGGGCGACGTGAGGCGGGAGATCACCTTCTGCAGGAAGACGGGCCTGCGCATCCTGGGGATTGTGGAGAATATGAGTGGCTTTGTGTGTCCTCACTGTTCG GAATGCAGCAATATATTCtcaaaaggaggaggagaggagctggcaAAACTGACTGGAGCACCCTTTTTAG GCTGTGTGCCCCTGGACCCGCAGCTCAGCTCCTGCGTAGAGGAAGGCAGAGACTTCATTCAAGCATTCCCAGACAGCGCCACCTTTAGTTCCATCAGCCACATTGCACAAGCCGTCCTGACCAGCACAGAGGCAGCCTGA
- the spsb3b gene encoding SPRY domain-containing SOCS box protein 3 → MSRRNRSSRAWRYVWSGIRRDADARALVLASESEEWGYERLQYSDSDSEPEFPSVTPAVPSAVPVTGESYCGCDSLAEPSYNPRLRGFHRVKDCHCGEDDQDFDWVWDDSSKSTATLLSCDNRKVNFHMEYSCGTAAIRGTKELADGQHFWEIKMTSPVYGTDMMVGIGTSDVNLDKYRHTFCSLLGKDEDSWGLSYTGLLHHKGDKINFSTRFGQGSIIGVHLDTWHGTLTFFKNRKCIGVAATKLQNKKFYPMVCSTAAKSSMKVIRSCFAPTSLQYLCCARLRQLLPDCVDTLNVLPLPPGLRHLLHNKLGWVLSLNNGAVDGPDQPADSPTPPGSYASPVPSSGSDSEGCSSDPEACQRKRCRWT, encoded by the exons ATGTCAAGGCGGAACAGGAGCAGCCGTGCGTGGCGCTACGTGTGGAGCGGGATCCGGCGGGACGCAGACGCCCGAGCGCTGGTGCTGGCCTCCGAGAGCGAGGAGTGGGGGTACGAGCGGCTGCAG TACAGCGACTCGGACTCGGAGCCAGAGTTCCCCAGTGTCACCCCAGCGGTGCCCAGCGCAGTCCCCGTGACGGGAGAGTCTTACTGCGGTTGCGACTCCTTGGCGGAGCCCAGCTACAACCCCCGGCTGAGGGGCTTCCACCGTGTCAAGGACTGCCACTGCGGAGAGGATGACCAGG ACTTTGACTGGGTGTGGGACGACAGCAGTAAGTCCACCGCCACCCTGCTCAGCTGCGACAACCGCAAGGTCAACTTCCACATGGAGTACAGCTGCGGGACAGCCGCCATCCGCGGCACCAAGGAGCTGGCGGACGGACAGCACTTCTGGGAGATCAAGATGACCTCGCCGGTGTATGGCACTGACATG ATGGTGGGCATCGGGACGTCAGACGTGAACCTAGACAAGTACCGGCACACCTTCTGCAGCCTGCTGGGGAAGGACGAGGACAGCTGGGGGCTGTCTTACACAG GACTACTGCACCACAAAGGTGACAAGATCAACTTCTCAACACGATTCGGCCAAGGCTCCATCATTGGGGTGCACTTGGACACCTGGCATGGCACCCTCACCTTCTTCAAGAACCGCAAGTGCATAG GTGTGGCTGCCACAAAGCTGCAGAATAAGAAGTTCTACCCCATGGTGTGCTCCACGGCGGCCAAGAGCAGCATGAAGGTGATCCGCTCCTGCTTCGCCCCCACCTCCCTGCAGTACCTGTGCTGTGCACGGCTGCGGCAGCTGCTGCCCGACTGCGTGGACACTCTGAACGTGCTGCCCCTGCCCCCCGGCCTCCGGCACCTGCTGCACAACAAGCTGGGCTGGGTGCTCAGCCTCAACAACGGTGCCGTGGACGGGCCTGACCAGCCCGCTGACTCCCCAACCCCGCCCGGCTCCTACGCCTCCCCCGTCCCGTCCTCCGGGAGTGACTCGGAGGGCTGCTCCTCCGACCCCGAGGCCTGCCAGAGAAAGCGTTGCCGCTGGACATGA
- the LOC118790930 gene encoding probable crossover junction endonuclease EME2 produces MSQLRRAKTWEISESENESDSEIRQTVSKDDEQTTQAKISPVIAQAKDVQAGCSTVVPVPLPDSETQDVKVKDTLSLPSTSVPGTPSPRKRRRRTKEEIDADEQNAEAKRKAREKIRKERAQEKENKRQEQQARKEAAERLKSYRPENCLKFLTVCIDTALLQDERCDILLETLYAMEWKSIIEKHHLTHTITWKRELPQGEDKPSPVLEEQILMVLTLNEFLDMVVSIKHIQEKDIGEVAVDSLFRQLSEYLNSNGEKVVTLVVIGPNPSSWTLWSGQHGDQTLRSQMGVEYIDIEEALVFLQLYKNTSVIFLEGWQHLIDHVCAVTKALSKRPFKQMTEKDYLPFCLEGSWASGVRVEKDGTGLGQVWSRQIQQLNRVSPAVAAGITSAFPSPQLLLQAYRDLDSDDKRKRLMADLEVKSGDKERRVGPNISSRVYRFFTSPNPHLVLD; encoded by the exons atgtcacagttgAGGAGAGCAAAAACGTGGGAAATATCTGAATCGGAGAATGAAAGCGATTCTGAAATCAGACAAACTGTGTCTAAAGATGACGAACAAACAACACAAGCGAAAATTTCACCAGTGATTGCCCAGGCAAAAGATGTCCAAGCGGGATGTAGCACTGTAGTGCCAGTGCCTCTTCCAGACTCTGAAACGCAAGACGTGAAAGTAAAAGATACCCTCTCGCTTCCCTCGACTTCTGTGCCTGGTACCCCGAGTCCAAGGAAAAGACGCCGGCGAACCAAGGAGGAGATTGATGCGGACGAACAGAATGCTGAAGCGAAGAGGAAAGCCAGAGAAAAAATCAGGAAAGAAAGAGCACAggaaaaagagaataaaagacAAGAACAACAAGCGAGAAAAGAAGCTGCAGAGCGCCTGAAAAGTTACCGACCAGAGAACTGCCTGAAGTTCCTGACTGTGTGCATCGATACAG CTTTGCTACAGGATGAAAGGTGTGATATTCTGCTGGAGACTCTATATGCAATGGAGTGGAAGAGCATAATTGAAAAACACCATCTTACCCACACCATCACATGGAAGAGGGAGCTGCCACAG GGTGAAGACAAGCCAAGCCCAGTTCTGGAGGAACAGATTTTGATGGTGCTGACTCTGAATGAATTCTTGGACATGGTTGTCTCAATCAAACAT ATTCAGGAAAAGGACATAGGAGAGGTGGCTGTGGACTCCCTGTTCAGACAACTGTCTGAGTATCTTAACAGCAATGGAGAGAAAGTTGTCACCCTTGTAGTGATTGGGCCAAATCCAAGCAGCTG GACTCTGTGGTCAGGACAACACGGGGACCAAACGCTCAGATCACAAATGGGAGTGGAGTACATAGACATTGAGGAA GCActtgtgtttctgcagctctATAAGAACACTTCTGTTATCTTCCTGGAGGGATGGCAGCATCTCATAGACCATGTGTGTGCTGTCACCAAGGCTCTGTCCAAGCGTCCCTTCAA ACAAATGACAGAGAAGGACTACTTGCCTTTCTGCTTGGAGGGCTCATGGGCCAGTGGGGTGCGAGTGGAGAAGGATGGGACAGGACTGGGCCAGGTCTGGAGCAGGCAGATCCAGCAGCTGAACCGAGTGAGccctgcagtggcagcaggcATAACCTCCGCGTTTCCCTCAcctcagctgctcctgcag GCATACAGGGACTTGGACTCTGATGATAAGCGAAAGAGGCTGATGGCAGACCTTGAGGTGAAAAGTGGGGACAAGGAAAGGCGTGTAGGGCCCAACATCTCCAGCAGGGTGTACCGCTTCTTCACCTCCCCAAATCCCCACTTGGTCCTGGACTGA